The following is a genomic window from Candidatus Vondammii sp. HM_W22.
GATGCCTGTGATATCACTGTTGTATGTGGAATTGGCAATAATGGGGGGGATGGTTTTATCCTGGCGCGACTGGCCAGTGAGGCGGGGTTGAGTGTACGCGTTCTGCAATTGGGCGATACCGACCGTTTGCGGGGAGATGCACTGGCCAGTGCTGACAGTTTCCGCTCTGTGGGAGGCGAAATGTTCCCCTATCAGGGTTTGCGAAGAAAGATCGATGTGATTGTCGATGGGATATTTGGTACCGGTCTGGAGAGGGAAGTGACCGGAATATGGAAAGAGGCTGTTGATGCGGTCAACCGTCATCCGGCGCCGGTCCTGGCGCTGGATATCCCTTCCGGTATTAATTCAGATACCGGTCAGATGCTGGGTGTTGCCATCAAGGCGGCGGCAACCATCAGCTTTATCGGACTGAAGCAGGGCATGTTTACCGGGGATGGCCCCGAATATTGCGGTAAAGTCTCATACCATGCCCTGGAGGTACCGGCAGCCATCTTTTCCAGTCAGATTATCTCAGCCCGTCGTGCGGACTGGCGGCAACAATCGACACGATTGGCTCCGCGCTCGCGTACGGCACATAAAGGTCACTTTGGTCATCTTCTGGTGATCGGTGGAGACCACGGGTATTCAGGTGCCGCCAGAATGGCGGGAGAGGCTGCGGCCCGGTGCGGTACTGGCCTGGTGAGTATCGCTACCCGTCAGGCTCATGCGGCCATCATGGCCGGTAATCGGCCGGAACTGATGTGTCATGGTGTTGAGAAGGCAGAAACCTTGACACCGTTGCTGTCGCGGGCTTCCGTGATCGCTATCGGCCCGGGTTTGGGGCAGAGCGTATGGTCAATGTCGATGCTGTCGCGGGCAATGGATTCCGGTCTGCCCATGGTGGTGGATGCCGATGGGCTGAATCTGTTGGCCGCAGAGCCGGCCAGACGGGATAACTGGATTCTTACACCTCACCCCGGAGAAGCGGCCCGCCTGCTTGGGTGTTCGGTCAGAGAGATAGAGGAAGATCGCTTTCAGGCAGTGGATGAACTACAAAAACGCTACGGCGGAGTCATTCTGCTGAAGGGTGCCGGTACTCTTATCTCCGATCCATCCAGCCGGCCAGTTACTCTCAGCAGCGATGGCAATCCAGGGATGGCAACCGGCGGTATGGGAGATCTGTTGACCGGTATTGTAGCGGGGCTGCGGGCTCAAGGCTCAGACCAGGAGGAGGCTGCCATTATGGGCGCATCTTTGCACGGGGGGGCTGCTGATCTGGCCGCTGCAGTGGGTGAGCGAGGTATGCTGGCATGCGACCTGATGCCCTGCATCCGCTCACTGCTCAACCCCGGGGCAGCCTCATGATGATTCTGCAGGCAAACAGTGAATCAGAGCAGGAAGCCGTTGGGGCGGCTTTGGCCAAGGCGGTTCCGCCTGCCTGCGTGATCTACCTGGAGGGGGATCTTGGTGCAGGGAAAACCACGCTGGCCAGAGGCTTCATGCGTGGTCTGGGTCACCAGGGTGCAGTAAAGAGTCCTACCTATACACTGATTGAACCTTATGGGCTAAAGGATCGACGCTGTTTTCATTTTGACCTCTATCGCTTGGCTGATCCGGGCGAGCTGGAGTATCTGGGCGTCAGAGATCTGCTGGTGGAGGATGCGGTACTGCTGGTGGAGTGGCCGGATAGAGGTGAAGGTGGGCTGCCACCCGCAGATTTGATCGTTCGGATCAGCTACCGGAAAACGGGAAGAAAACTCCAGCTTCTGGCAATGTCGGAAATTGGCGAGGAATTGATTCAGAAGGTTAAACTTGATCTGCAGTTCTAAAGTTAATGCAAATATATAGATATTTATCCTATCTATCGGATATTACTGGAAAATAAAAATATCACGTGCTATGTTCCGAGGAACTGGATTGAACGGAGTCCTCGTGTAGGTGTGATATGAGAAAAATTACCGCACTACTGCTGATATTGATCTGCCTGCCGCTACATGCACAACAGATCAGGGTCGATAACCTACGCGTTTGGTCGGCCCCTGATCACACCCGACTGGTGTTTGATACCAGTGGTCCGGTCAACCATAAACTCTTTGCCCTGAAAAAGCCGGATCGCTTGGTGATCGACATCAGCAATGCAAAACTCCGGGGAAAACTACCGGCAGCAAACAATAACCCTCTGATCAAGCGTTTACGCAGTGCGGAGCGTAAAGGGGGCGGCTTGCGGGTTGTGCTGGATCTGGAAAAAACCATAAATCCCAAGAGTTTTGTCCTTAACCCAAACAGACAGTATGGCCACCGCTTGGTGGTGGACCTCTACGATTCCTTAGCAACTCAGAGGAAACGTTCGCAAGAAACGATAAAAAGAGCGACCCAAAATAGCTTGAGAGATATTGTTATTGCCATTGATGCTGGCCATGGCGGTGAAGATCCTGGTGCCATAGGGCGCAAAGGTACGCAAGAGAAAACCGTGGTGTTGGCTATTGCCAGAAAACTGGCTGCACTGATTGAGAAAGAGCAGGGCATGAAGCCGGTGATGATTCGCAAGGGTGATTATTATCTTGGACTACGTAAGCGTATGAAGCTTGCCCGCAAGCATCGGGCAGACCTTTTTATCTCCATCCATGCAGACTCTTTTCGTGACCCCAGGGCTAGAGGCGCATCGGTATACACTTTATCGAAGCGGGGAGCATCGAGCGAGGCAGCCCGCTGGTTGGCCGAACGGGAGAACAGTGCAGATGCGATCGGCGG
Proteins encoded in this region:
- the tsaE gene encoding tRNA (adenosine(37)-N6)-threonylcarbamoyltransferase complex ATPase subunit type 1 TsaE; its protein translation is MMILQANSESEQEAVGAALAKAVPPACVIYLEGDLGAGKTTLARGFMRGLGHQGAVKSPTYTLIEPYGLKDRRCFHFDLYRLADPGELEYLGVRDLLVEDAVLLVEWPDRGEGGLPPADLIVRISYRKTGRKLQLLAMSEIGEELIQKVKLDLQF
- a CDS encoding NAD(P)H-hydrate dehydratase gives rise to the protein MTILMPTTDQLPYALYRAEQVRELDRMAIEEYGIPGLQLMERAGAEAFNLLRELWPDACDITVVCGIGNNGGDGFILARLASEAGLSVRVLQLGDTDRLRGDALASADSFRSVGGEMFPYQGLRRKIDVIVDGIFGTGLEREVTGIWKEAVDAVNRHPAPVLALDIPSGINSDTGQMLGVAIKAAATISFIGLKQGMFTGDGPEYCGKVSYHALEVPAAIFSSQIISARRADWRQQSTRLAPRSRTAHKGHFGHLLVIGGDHGYSGAARMAGEAAARCGTGLVSIATRQAHAAIMAGNRPELMCHGVEKAETLTPLLSRASVIAIGPGLGQSVWSMSMLSRAMDSGLPMVVDADGLNLLAAEPARRDNWILTPHPGEAARLLGCSVREIEEDRFQAVDELQKRYGGVILLKGAGTLISDPSSRPVTLSSDGNPGMATGGMGDLLTGIVAGLRAQGSDQEEAAIMGASLHGGAADLAAAVGERGMLACDLMPCIRSLLNPGAAS
- a CDS encoding N-acetylmuramoyl-L-alanine amidase — encoded protein: MRKITALLLILICLPLHAQQIRVDNLRVWSAPDHTRLVFDTSGPVNHKLFALKKPDRLVIDISNAKLRGKLPAANNNPLIKRLRSAERKGGGLRVVLDLEKTINPKSFVLNPNRQYGHRLVVDLYDSLATQRKRSQETIKRATQNSLRDIVIAIDAGHGGEDPGAIGRKGTQEKTVVLAIARKLAALIEKEQGMKPVMIRKGDYYLGLRKRMKLARKHRADLFISIHADSFRDPRARGASVYTLSKRGASSEAARWLAERENSADAIGGVKLVDKDDVLVSVLLDLSQIGTRLASHQVAGKVLAKLKGIGRTHKRTVQQAGFTVLKSPDVPSLLIEAAFISNPSEERNLKSSSHQKKLADAIMSGLRSYFLTSPPPGTLLAQRKARQHTINRGDTLGAIAQQYHISLKSLRVANNLTNDRIRIGQVLRIPKI